From the Anopheles merus strain MAF chromosome 2L, AmerM5.1, whole genome shotgun sequence genome, the window ATCGTTCGTTTCCGGCGACACGCGCTCCAGCTTGAACACGTGCACCGTCTCCGTGTTCGAGCTGCAGCACAGATACTTCGAGCAGGTGCTGAACGCGAGCGACGCTATCGAGACGCACCGCTTCACGCCCCGCCGGAACTCGAACAGCTTCGAGCCGTCGCTCACGGAAAACACGCGTATGACGGTGCCCTTCTCGCTGGCCGTCGCTATCTCCGTCCCGATCTGGCTGAACGCGATCGCGGCGAGCGGGGAATCGTGCGCCGGGATCATAATTTTCGCGTGCAGATTGACCGCGTCGAAGATCTGCACCTCGCCGACGGTCGCGCTGCCCGGGTAGGCCAGGTAGCAGTGGTCCGAGTCGGAGGCGAGCGCACAAAGCCCCGTCTTGTTCGGCGGCGTGTCGCGTATCGTGTGCACCACCTTCATGTCGCGGATGTTGTGTATGTAGAGGCTCTCCTCCAGGCAGACGACCAGCCGGGAGCGGTTCAGCTTCACCGCCAGGATCGTGTTCGAGTAGGAGTAGTTGCATATTTCCGTGCCCTTCTTAAAGTGGCACACCTGCCAATGGTGGAAAATGGGTGGAGTTTAGTGAATTTCGGTAGGAGAAACGTGGGGAGGGAAAGATGGGTACCTTTAGCTTCCGAGGGGCATTTAGCGAAACGACCGCAACGAGCGAGCTGCTAAAAAGCCGCTCCACCAGACAGATGTCCTCCGCCAGGCTGGTGTAGATCTGGTCCAGGTTCGAGTCGACCGAGTTGAGCGAAAACAAACTGTACCCATTTTTGGAGCCAACCGCTAACGACCTGTGCGTTGGAAATGGGTGTAAAGTTTAGCAAAACAATGCGcaaacaccaaaacaaaacaaaaaaacaaaaacacttacGAGCAATCCTGATTGAAGTTGACGAAAAACCCTCCAGCGTCTATATCGGTTCTCGCCAGAAGGCTCATGGCTTGCCGCAACAGATACAGGCTCGCGTCCGAGTAGGCGAATTGGGGttctttgtttatttcctcCCTATCGCTTCCCCCttggctttctttttcttgcgcTCGGGTGaggctgtgtgtgttgcggTCTTTGCTGGTGACGTCTGCTGttggaaaaagaaaatgtgtgACAAATTCTAGTTTGATTCTGATTGGAACTGGAATTGAAAGAAAATGGCACATACAGGGAACTTTGCGGACGTTTTTCGCGTTGCTGGGTTTGTTCGCTGATTCACGGCGTGCAGCCTTCTCTCACACACAGCGAGCACCTTCCCTCTTTGTTAGTGTGTATGGGTGCCGATGCTTGGCTTGCTCGCGGGCGGAACCAATGTCCAAGGCCGAAGACGGACGGGAGAGCGCAAACACGGCGGTTGTGGCGCTgtaatgttattattattatcgctgCAAATTCGCCACCGTTGACGGGAGGACCAATTTCTTATTTCGGAAACAGCTG encodes:
- the LOC121593230 gene encoding WD repeat domain phosphoinositide-interacting protein 2, which produces MSLLARTDIDAGGFFVNFNQDCSSLAVGSKNGYSLFSLNSVDSNLDQIYTSLAEDICLVERLFSSSLVAVVSLNAPRKLKVCHFKKGTEICNYSYSNTILAVKLNRSRLVVCLEESLYIHNIRDMKVVHTIRDTPPNKTGLCALASDSDHCYLAYPGSATVGEVQIFDAVNLHAKIMIPAHDSPLAAIAFSQIGTEIATASEKGTVIRVFSVSDGSKLFEFRRGVKRCVSIASLAFSTCSKYLCCSSNTETVHVFKLERVSPETNDEQGAGEAWYGKISKAFTNYLPLPTQVTDVFSQGRAFAAALLPVPGLRHSCVITTIQKALRMLVASQDGYLYVYQIPTEGGECQLIKKHDLRNIELPPNPPRTESVPIGVPTVVPSGGSSYAATVRGTAGSSAGSGGGGVAGSAEDEQHDQQKQ